The following are encoded in a window of Hemiscyllium ocellatum isolate sHemOce1 chromosome 46, sHemOce1.pat.X.cur, whole genome shotgun sequence genomic DNA:
- the LOC132836109 gene encoding RNA-binding protein 4B-like isoform X1, with product MKIFVGNIPSEGTVDELKTLFGYYGTVRECDIIRHYGFVHMDSAEEANQAIAALNQYELHGQKLNVAESRPRPAAVTKVYVGNLAGGCSNQELRAKFEEYGRVVECDIVKDYAFVHMEKEEDAMQAIASLDNQEFNGNKLRVQLSRSTYGKSGGQRDVCQRCGRQGHQARDCHSARYNQYSQYQYQAQYYPSYYSYYDYDYGQASYYDYYEDYQTASAAAAYTPLEYVRERSPNRLGTSVVGANNCTLYERTRLSPLTVPKYQTEKFIDDSISRYDQFDYDNTTDTRYAQ from the exons ATGAAGATCTTCGTGGGTAATATCCCGAGCGAAGGGACGGTGGACGAGCTGAAGACGCTGTTCGGTTACTACGGCACGGTGCGGGAGTGCGACATCATCCGGCATTACGGCTTCGTGCACATGGACAGCGCCGAGGAGGCGAACCAGGCCATCGCCGCGCTCAACCAGTACGAGCTGCACGGCCAGAAGCTCAACGTGGCCGAGTCCCGGCCGCGGCCCGCCGCCGTCACCAAGGTCTACGTGGGTAACCTGGCGGGCGGCTGCAGCAACCAGGAGCTCCGGGCCAAGTTCGAGGAGTAcggccgggtggtggagtgcgaCATCGTCAAAG ACTATGCTTTTGTGCACATGGAGAAGGAGGAAGATGCAATGCAAGCTATTGCCAGTCTGGATAATCAAGAATTCAACGGGAACAAGCTTCGGGTGCAGCTCTCCCGGTCGACCTATGGGAAGTCTGGTGGGCAACGGGATGTGTGCCAACGTTGTGGAAGGCAGGGTCACCAGGCCCGAGATTGCCATTCAGCACGCTATAACCAGTATAGCCAGTACCAGTACCAGGCTCAATATTACCCCTCTTACTATTCATACTACGATTACGATTATGGCCAAGCTTCCTATTACGATTATTACGAAGATTATCAGACCGCAAGTGCTGCCGCAGCTTACACGCCACTTGAATACGTGAGGGAGAGGAGCCCCAACCGGTTGGGCACATCCGTAGTAGGGGCCAACAACTGCACCCTATACGAACGTACCCGCCTGTCACCACTCACCGTGCCAAAATATCAAACTGAGAAATTCATAGACGATAGCATCAGCAG GTATGATCAGTTTGACTACGATAATACTACCGACACCCGCTATGCCCAATGA
- the LOC132836109 gene encoding RNA-binding protein 4B-like isoform X2 — translation MKIFVGNIPSEGTVDELKTLFGYYGTVRECDIIRHYGFVHMDSAEEANQAIAALNQYELHGQKLNVAESRPRPAAVTKVYVGNLAGGCSNQELRAKFEEYGRVVECDIVKDYAFVHMEKEEDAMQAIASLDNQEFNGNKLRVQLSRSTYGKSGGQRDVCQRCGRQGHQARDCHSARYNQYSQYQYQAQYYPSYYSYYDYDYGQASYYDYYEDYQTASAAAAYTPLEYVRERSPNRLGTSVVGANNCTLYERTRLSPLTVPKYQTEKFIDDSISRELLAVP, via the exons ATGAAGATCTTCGTGGGTAATATCCCGAGCGAAGGGACGGTGGACGAGCTGAAGACGCTGTTCGGTTACTACGGCACGGTGCGGGAGTGCGACATCATCCGGCATTACGGCTTCGTGCACATGGACAGCGCCGAGGAGGCGAACCAGGCCATCGCCGCGCTCAACCAGTACGAGCTGCACGGCCAGAAGCTCAACGTGGCCGAGTCCCGGCCGCGGCCCGCCGCCGTCACCAAGGTCTACGTGGGTAACCTGGCGGGCGGCTGCAGCAACCAGGAGCTCCGGGCCAAGTTCGAGGAGTAcggccgggtggtggagtgcgaCATCGTCAAAG ACTATGCTTTTGTGCACATGGAGAAGGAGGAAGATGCAATGCAAGCTATTGCCAGTCTGGATAATCAAGAATTCAACGGGAACAAGCTTCGGGTGCAGCTCTCCCGGTCGACCTATGGGAAGTCTGGTGGGCAACGGGATGTGTGCCAACGTTGTGGAAGGCAGGGTCACCAGGCCCGAGATTGCCATTCAGCACGCTATAACCAGTATAGCCAGTACCAGTACCAGGCTCAATATTACCCCTCTTACTATTCATACTACGATTACGATTATGGCCAAGCTTCCTATTACGATTATTACGAAGATTATCAGACCGCAAGTGCTGCCGCAGCTTACACGCCACTTGAATACGTGAGGGAGAGGAGCCCCAACCGGTTGGGCACATCCGTAGTAGGGGCCAACAACTGCACCCTATACGAACGTACCCGCCTGTCACCACTCACCGTGCCAAAATATCAAACTGAGAAATTCATAGACGATAGCATCAGCAG GGAATTACTAGCTGTCCCTTGA
- the LOC132836336 gene encoding uncharacterized protein LOC132836336, which translates to MKAINKMDLADFKGIKTKVRPSKTQSVCGVVEKFPPLGRSSHQEAECSRAPCDSLDRYGHQKSLYTRSRPDGVTQQSVDYREYVPPSLLLGSQSAHRMRGGDRLQYPVPPSLSKNKSLYHRFRLPPAPAPKLEHRKLSKRKMPLEDKPAFAKRSRPSLINTPAQGQSLHLNTSELGESSQPKRLGAPILGGRFQSGLLNTPAFAESNRSSLLNSLALGMRGQPRVNAAVLKESPQPGLLNTPTLGESAQSKLLNTLIKGMRAQSSQSSAPTRDQSQRAGLLRSPSPRKSAESGLLNDPLLRRSAEFGLLDAPAPRESAESGPLNSPSLRKKAKSGLRNAPTLREIVRSGLSNAPALGESAEPSLRHVSSLSASAHPKANLKKHLLSLAPRHFASPK; encoded by the coding sequence ATGAAAGCCATTAACAAGATGGATCTCGCTGATTTTAAAGGAATTAAGACTAAGGTTCGGCCATCCAAGACACAATCTGTCTGCGGTGTGGTGGAAAAGTTTCCACCCCTTGGAAGATCAAGCCACCAGGAAGCAGAATGCTCCAGGGCACCATGTGATTCCCTAGATAGGTACGGCCATCAAAAGTCACTCTACACTCGTTCCCGCCCAGACGGTGTTACCCAGCAATCTGTCGATTACCGCGAGTATGTTCCGCCCAGCCTTCTTCTTGGGTCTCAATCTGCCCATCGTATGCGTGGGGGCGATCGGCTCCAGTATCCGGTCCCTCCGAGCCTCTCAAAGAACAAATCCCTGTACCACCGCTTCCGCCTGCCTCCGGCCCCTGCGCCAAAGCTGGAACACCGAAAACTCTCAAAGAGGAAGATGCCTCTGGAGGATAAGCCTGCCTTCGCCAAAAGGTCCCGTCCCTCACTTATCAATACACCTGCCCAAGGCCAGAGCCTCCACTTAAATACCTCTGAGCTGGGAGAAAGTTCCCAACCCAAACGGTTAGGTGCTCCCATCCTGGGAGGGAGGTTTCAATCCGGTCTGTTAAACACCCCTGCCTTTGCAGAGAGTAACCGATCCAGCCTGTTAAATTCCCTCGCCTTGGGAATGCGGGGCCAACCCAGAGTTAATGCAGCCGTGCTTAAAGAGAGTCCTCAACCTGGCCTGTTGAACACCCCCACCTTGGGAGAAAGCGCTCAATCTAAATTATTAAATACCCTCATTAAGGGAATGCGTGCCCAATCTAGTCAGTCGAGTGCCCCTACCAGGGATCAGAGCCAACGAGCTGGTCTGTTGAGATCCCCCTCACCAAGGAAGAGTGCTGAATCTGGCTTGTTGAATGATCCCTTGCTGAGGAGGAGTGCTGAATTTGGCCTGTTAGATGCTCCTGCCCCGAGAGAGAGTGCTGAATCTGGCCCGCTAAATAGCCCCAGCCTCAGAAAGAAGGCAAAATCCGGCCTGCGAAACGCCCCCACCCTGAGAGAGATTGTCCGATCGGGCCTCTCAAACGCCCCTGCCCTGGGGGAGAGTGCTGAACCCAGTCTGAGGCACGTGTCCTCTCTGTCTGCCTCCGCCCATCCAAAGGCGAACCTGAAAAAGCACTTGCTCAGTCTTGCTCCACGTCATTTTGCATCTCCCAAGTGA